The Juglans microcarpa x Juglans regia isolate MS1-56 chromosome 2D, Jm3101_v1.0, whole genome shotgun sequence DNA window gaTAATAATAggttaaaaaatctattcattatttcaaactctcatcatcctctcatcatttcatgatgtgCTATCTgataataagtttataaatgaaatgtaataaataatttctattcatctaatatcacatcataaaatgatataaagatgATAGAAGttagaatgatgagtagcattactcattttaaatattttttaatcatctttaattattaagaaaaaattaaaaaacatacaactTCACTGatagttactttcttaaccattaaataaaaaaagattaaaaaataataataaatgagtgGAAAGAAGTAGTAAGActatcattatcctaattttttatataattcataaaagtaatattagatatctttttataatatgtaaatCTTACgtattacttttgaaaaagaattaggtttattattaaaaaattatttttttatataaatcatatatttgtCCACTTTTTTGAAGATAATATACGAGATTTATacactctaaaattataaataacattgCTCAATTCATAaagatgataatttttctttataaaaacacttaagtttattttatttaaatatgaaaattttatagttgacctctatttaaaataaaatcataaaaagagaTTATAAGAAATAAAGAACTATATCATTGCTATTAATTCTTATAATTCCTCTACATCATAAGAAGTTTTTGTAAATTAACTATTAGAGTTTTAACTATGATGTGATCAAGAAACCACTTTTATTAATTGTAAGTCATGGAAAACTAAGccattttaaaagtaaaataattgcAGTGCGTGTTTGAGATTTCTATTGATACCAAAAGCTTTAATTTTagagttttattaataattgttattattaacaaaaaaatttactgttcaataaatatatctaaatatacTTTTAAGGTTTTTAAACTTGTTTCCAGCTATTTgtataacaaaaattttatgtatagtcattttatgtattctttatgtactttattaatgtgattgttgcgtatttttttctaatttaaaataattattttaatcaaacaCATTAGTAGAGTacataaagaatatataaaagtgattgtatgtagcaaaattatttatataatctttGTAGGTAATTTTCAACAAATGTTTCGATTTAGAGCTTtatgtgttttttaaaaaaaaattatcatgcgTATCCATATTTTCCgcaaaataaatgttttttaaacatttatatgaaaaataatatttaaaaaataaaaaatatgagaaccAATCACTTGACAGGtgtaaacaaaatgaaattggAGGGAGAACATGGTTGATTGCATCTAGTCCAAAGACCAAAACACCCTCTCCTTCACAATACGAATATCCCCCTCTCGCGCTCTGCAATTGACTCCAAAACCTAGAGTTTCAATTCTGGCCACAGGACCAATTGAGCTTAAAGAAAATGGCAAAGAGCAACAGCAATGAGGAGCCCAGCACTGCTCCTCAGCCCGATAGGTGGTACAACCTAGCCCTAGGGCCCTCTTTCAAAGATCATCGTCATCCCTCCCCCAAGTTCTGCACTTTACGCTGTAAGTCCTTTACAACAGAACCCTTTCCCCTTTTGAATTTTCTCGGCTATGTTTGGTTACCGAGAAAGATAAGCAGAAAGAATGGAAAGAGAAGAAACTTTTGCGTCCCTTACGGGTTATCTTGATTTTTGTTCATGATTTTAAAACGAATTTACTCAGTTTGACTGAACAGTAGTATTGGAGTGCAGGATTATtgtttattgaattataagtgCAAAAGTTATTAGTTGGTTGTGATTAGTTGATGCTATGTTTGCTTGGCAAGAATTCTCGTATCGAGATAAAAGAGGACTACTTTGAATGTAACATTGGCTAGTTTAATTGTAAGATAAGTTGCtcattgttgtcattttttatttttctctaaacaatctagaatgcaaaaaaatgggaaattcgttttcaaatgagatgaaataaaattaaaaacaacttACATATGTATACATCAGATACCAATTCCTCATACTCCATTGCTAATCAGCTTCTTTATTGAGTGAGTAAGAAGTTGATGATGCGCTAATTTCTGTGTTTACCCAGATGATTTTAAACCAGCTTCAATTGATAAGAACCAATCTGGGTCCCTCCATAAAATAATGGACAACAGAGTTACGGTAGAATTTCAGAATAATCAACCTGGGAAGCCCAAAGTGAGCTTTGAGGGTACCTGTGAGGATTACAAGGAGAGTGATGCATTGTTGTTCTTTGATGGTCAGACCTTTCGGTTGGAGCGGTTGCACAGGGCAGTGAAGCGGTTGAGGCATGTTCGGCTGCCTGGTGAGTCTGCAGCTGTAACTAACTTAGCTACAACTGCTTCAGTTGGAGCAACTGCAGAATCTTATTCACCACCACTGGGCAAACGATCAAAAGTTGTGTCTTTGAACAATGACGTAGTTCATCAAATACCGGTGAGTTTTCATTGCCTTTGCAATTCCTGTTATCTCTTGCAAGTATGAAGACGTCAAGGAGCGAAAATGGGGTGCACACTTttatcaaaagtttgaaatagAATACCATCACTTATATTTGGATTGCTATGGCACTTACATATTTGAAATTTACTAGACAATGGTATGTTTGAAGTCCATATCGTGGCCATTTCAATCAAAATGGCTTGGATTCGTTACACAGCAGGAGACACAAATAGGGCTGTAAAATGAACCAAGAAGCTCAAGTCTGGCTCATTAAAATGTTCATTTGAGCttgttggctcaagtggtatcCTTGGTCTTGGTGGAATGCTCCCTATAGGTCTAAAGTTTGaactcttgggtgcaaacaatttataGGGGCCATCAGACTGGGGGAATGTTCCCTTGAATTACCaaaggtgcacttgcaggaaactccttgccgcgGAGGCCTGTGCATCCCAGGATTAGTCAAAACTTTGTTCCTAGACTCCTtgtgccaattaaaaaaaagaagaagaagaagaagaagaagaagaagaaccaactTAACAAAAGCTCTTGAACATTCTCAAGCTCATTTGCAAATCATAGAAGTTGATCTGAGTCTTGTGCTCATGTTCAGTTTGAGCTTGACCACAAAGTATACAAACCAAGCTTGAATGCCTTTGTGCTCAACTCAGCTCGGCCAACCAGTTTACAGCCCTACATATGAGTCCTTGTTTGACCCAAAAGTGACCATGCTGACTCATATATACAGCTGTGGCATGGGCTTTCAGCTGTTTTTTGTAAAACCCAACCTAAGAAGCTATGAATTGGACTAGAcctatccaaaaaataaaaggagcaATGAATTGGACTAAGGTGGTACTTAATGTCGACTCAACATATGAAGGTTCCTGCACATGTATGGATGTCTATGTGCCTGAGAGGTTGAGACCAAGGAGGATATGTGATGTTAAGAGGTGTGAAAGCTCAAACAGATGTTGgggacccttttttttttttttttttttccgcgtATTGCAACAACTCAACCCGAACTCACACAGATTGAACTTAGAAACTTAGTATAATTCCGCTTGAGGTTCCtgtttttttacaatttttttcagtaTTGATTTTAATCCGGGCAGAATCAGTTTTACCATAACTTAGGATCCGATTGGCAACACAATTGTTCTCAAgtattttaagatattcttagatatttccttcccaaatatcactcaaacacaaaacactttcaattttaaattttcaactttttcatctaatcattacaactttcccaaacaaaacacaaaaaacaatactattttttcaaattttaaaacaaaaataatattcaaacgattttttaactttataataatattctttgaGAACTGCTTTTGATGGCATGCTGTCGGTACCTGTTATAATCTTACATCGCATGCCGACACAAAAATCGTTGTCCTGTGGGAGGAAAGTCTCGTTTAGTTTGTGGGGGTAGTAGCTGTATCAATCTCATACCTCCACTCTAGATTGGTACTTGcagtatttatttataactcatGAATCCTTTGGTAGTCATCTTAGACATTCTGAGATCAAATCGCATGCTATGCTCTTAATTCATAAGGCATGACATGCATACATGACATTTTACAAATGATACAACGTGGTTTGAGAATCTTTGACTGATTTGAAATGCCCCGACTGTTGTGGGTGGGAAAAATGAATAAGTTAGATACATCATTTAGCATTCTAATCCCTCTGTTTTTATGAATTCCTTTTCTATTGTATCAACGAGTCAAATTTGTTCTGTTTTATACTGTACAGGCAGAGGTTGAACGGACCGCAGAGAGCTTAGGTAcgtctttatatatttttctttcttccctttatTTGTTTGCCCGTGGATAAAAAATTCAATGTGCTGTGGActagaagttttctttttgCATGAGCAGAATtaagtttatgaattttcatagATTGGATTAAGGCAATTGGGAATTGATGGAAAGGGATTTTAAGTATAAAAGGGCGTTCAGAGCACTATTGAGAAAgcttgattttgatcaaggagTTGAAAACCTAAGTTGAACATTTTGAAACTCCAATAAACTCTGGCGTTCTTTATGTCAAATGATTTTGCAGTTAATTGAGagtttaaaagagaaaaagccAAAAGATGCAAAACCTAGCATTGAAAATGTTATCTCTtcctgccttttttttttattcccagATCAAACATTTTTACAAATAGATGGATGTACAAAAAAAGAGGTCAATTTATCTAACCAGAATCTTTATCACTTGAAGGAATTTTATTTGCAACTAATACCTTCTTTTATTTGCATCAATTAGCCTTAATGgctgtttttccttttcctaaTTAAATATGGATATGCTTACTCAACATGTTCTGATGATTGAATCCTTGACCCATTTATCCTCCTGATGCAGATGCGAGCTATTCACCTTCACATCCAAATCCCTTGACTTCATCACCAGACTCCAAGGATTGTGAACTGGAGGAAGACATAGATATAGTCAATGACAACGAAGATGATTTTGGAACCGCTGAGAATGAAAATCTCACTGAAATGGAATTCAACAACGGTTTTGATATTAACTTGCCACATCCAGCAGACATGGATGATGAGATTGCTGAAGTAGATGTCAGTGATGATGTAATGGATAAAGGTCCCAATGCTGCTGAAGCCCTTAGAGCACAGGTGAATGCTGAGGCGAGAGAGAAGGAGGAGACTTCAAGCACAAACAGTAGCAGCGGGAGTGGGAGCGGGAGTGGAAGCAGAAGCAGGAGTGGGAGCAGAAGTGGTAGTAGCGGTGGTGACAGTGAAAGCAGTGATGGTGACTCGGTCATCTCTATCTAGTAGGGAACCGAGTGGATCACCTTCGGAATACTTAACCTTTGGTTGGCAGTGTGGTTTCTGCCCATGTTCAAAACGAGATACAAAAACAAGCAACATAAAAGGTTAAGCGTTGGTTATTAGGATATGAAGGCTAAACAGACTGGATTGCCATgtctttgtattttattttattttttctaatcccATTTCCTTGTAAATTTTGTGCGTAGCACTAATATTTTGAGAGCTTTGTGTCTAGAATCGAGATAGGGCTGTCCTCCTGACCCTTTTGTACATTATGGTAGTTTCTTAGCTAATTTGATTGAACCAAATGTAAGACAACTCAAGGTACTTGAAGTGTTTTATCAAGTCCTTAATAAAAGCCCCCAAAAAGGGCCTTTAATCAAgttattctaaatttttgtCCATTCATGCTGCTGTAAAACTGAAACATAATCAAGTCATTTGATactagaaaaattgaataaataggTCATCCAAAAATGGTTCATGTTcaactattataagttatttaGTAAATATTGGGAGTTCAAATATTCTCTATAGAAAAAtccaataattaaataataaaactacaTTTTTAGGTCAATTTACAtgtcttcaaaatttgaagtttgAGCCTAATAAGCCTATTATCTTTGACGGGCCAACCGACGACGTCGTTTACTGAGCTAAACGACGTCGGACTCGGAGCCTATATTCCGGGCAAAAGAAACTAGAAAGCAaagcaagagaggaaaaagaCGAGAACATAAAATCCTACGGAGAAACATGGAGATGAGTTTGACATCTGCAGCCTCACCTTCAAGGTCTATGTGCTTCAACCATGGCGTTTTACACCCGAAGTCCCCAGTtgtaaccattaagaaaatcGCTACAGGTAACGCTACCGGTAGcggtagaagaagaagaag harbors:
- the LOC121248815 gene encoding ELL-associated factor 2 translates to MAKSNSNEEPSTAPQPDRWYNLALGPSFKDHRHPSPKFCTLRYDFKPASIDKNQSGSLHKIMDNRVTVEFQNNQPGKPKVSFEGTCEDYKESDALLFFDGQTFRLERLHRAVKRLRHVRLPGESAAVTNLATTASVGATAESYSPPLGKRSKVVSLNNDVVHQIPAEVERTAESLDASYSPSHPNPLTSSPDSKDCELEEDIDIVNDNEDDFGTAENENLTEMEFNNGFDINLPHPADMDDEIAEVDVSDDVMDKGPNAAEALRAQVNAEAREKEETSSTNSSSGSGSGSGSRSRSGSRSGSSGGDSESSDGDSVISI